One Setaria viridis chromosome 3, Setaria_viridis_v4.0, whole genome shotgun sequence DNA window includes the following coding sequences:
- the LOC117850590 gene encoding FT-interacting protein 3, whose translation MKGAMPPRPYMVPGPGGPMPPPQQQFGLVETRPPLAAVLRPRFNIPGLHPSAAAAAAASGAGKIASTYDLVEPMRFLYVNVVKARDLPVTATGAIDPFVEVKLGNFKGTTPVKAASHSPAWQQVFAFSASHLQAHVLEVAVKAKDLGGDDLVGRVGFDLAEVPVRVPPDSPLAPQWYRLETKRGEKLPHGEIMLSVWLGTQADESFPDAWHSDAHAAAGPAAVASTRAKVYFSPRLVYLRVAAMGAQDLIPHDTSRPMSACVKLQLAGQVRRTRPGAPPGAPNPIWNEEFMFVVSEPFDEPLVVTVEDRVAPGRDEMLGRIVLPLQAAMPRHDHFGKPVEPRWYNLMRPSDDPEKKEMKFASKIQIRMSLDFGYHVLDESTYYSSDLQPSSKPARKPSIGMLELGVLGARNLIPMKPKDGRTTDAYCVAKYGPKWVRTRTILDTLNPQWNEQYTWEVFDPCTVITVVVFDNGQIGSKNGGGPDQRIGKVRIRLSTLETDRVYTHFYPLLVLHPSGLKKTGELHLAVRFTCMAWVNMMALYGRPLLPKMHYTQPIPVMQLDYLRHQAMQIVAARLSRAEPPLRREVVEYMLDVDSHMFSLRRSKANFYRITSLFYGFLAMLKWYEGIRSWRNPITTMLVHMLFLILICYPELILPTFFLYMFMIGLWNYRYRPRHPSHMDTKLSHAEMTHPDELDEEFDTFPTSRPADIVRMRYDRLRSVGGRVQTVVGDLATQGERAHALLSWRDPRATAIFIFLSLVVAIVLYVTPFQVLMVITMLYLLRHPRFRSRMPSVPFNFYRRLPAKSDMLL comes from the coding sequence ATGAAGGGGGCAATGCCGCCGCGGCCGTACATGGTGCCGGGCCCGGGGGGCCCGATGCCGCCCCCGCAGCAGCAGTTCGGGCTGGTGGAGACGCGGCCCCCCCTGGCGGCCGTTCTGCGGCCGCGCTTCAACATCCCGGGCCTCCACccgtccgccgcggcggccgcggcggcctccggcGCGGGCAAGATCGCCTCCACCTACGACCTCGTGGAGCCGATGCGGTTCCTCTACGTGAACGTCGTCAAGGCGCGGGACCTCCCCGTGACCGCCACGGGCGCCATCGACCCCTTCGTCGAGGTCAAGCTCGGCAACTTCAAGGGCACCACGCCCGTCAAGGCCGCCAGCCACAGCCCGGCCTGGCAGCAGGTCTTCGCCTTCTCCGCGTCGCACCTCCAGGCGCATGTGCTCGAGGTCGCCGTCAAGGCTAAGGAtctcggcggcgacgacctcGTCGGCCGCGTCGGCTTCGACCTCGCCGAGGTCCCGGTCCGGGTGCCCCCGGACTCGCCGCTCGCGCCGCAGTGGTACCGCCTCGAGACCAAGCGCGGGGAGAAGCTTCCCCACGGCGAGATCATGCTCTCCGTCTGGCTCGGGACCCAGGCCGACGAGTCGTTCCCGGACGCCTGGCACTCCgacgcgcacgccgccgcgggcccggccgccgtcgcgtccaCGCGCGCCAAGGTATACTTCTCGCCCAGGCTCGTGTACCTCCGGGTCGCCGCCATGGGGGCGCAGGACCTCATCCCGCACGACACCTCGCGCCCCATGAGCGCCTGCGTCAAGCTGCAGCTCGCCGGCCAGGTGCGCCGCACGCGCCCAGGGGCGCCGCCGGGGGCGCCCAACCCGATTTGGAACGAGGAGTTCATGTTCGTCGTCTCCGAGCCCTTCGACGAGCCGCTCGTCGTCACCGTCGAGGACCGCGTCGCGCCGGGTCGCGACGAGATGCTCGGCCGCATTGTCCTGCCCCTCCAAGCAGCAATGCCGCGGCACGACCATTTTGGCAAGCCCGTGGAGCCACGCTGGTACAACCTCATGCGCCCCAGCGATGATCCTGAGAAGAAGGAAATGAAGTTCGCGAGCAAGATACAGATCCGGATGTCGCTTGATTTTGGGTACCACGTCCTTGACGAGTCCACTTACTACAGTAGCGATCTCCAGCCATCGTCAAAGCCAGCAAGGAAACCAAGCATTGGGATGCTTGAGCTGGGGGTTCTGGGTGCCCGGAACCTCATACCAATGAAGCCCAAGGATGGACGCACCACGGACGCCTATTGTGTGGCCAAATATGGACCAAAGTGGGTGCGCACAAGGACCATTCTTGACACGCTGAATCCACAATGGAATGAGCAGTATACATGGGAGGTGTTCGATCCTTGCACCGTGATCACAGTGGTGGTGTTTGACAATGGCCAAATTGGGAGCAAGAATGGTGGTGGCCCAGATCAGCGGATTGGAAAGGTCAGGATCCGGCTGTCAACACTGGAGACTGACAGGGTGTACACACATTTCTACCCTTTGCTGGTTTTACATCCAAGTGGACTCAAGAAGACCGGTGAGCTGCATTTGGCTGTGCGGTTTACCTGCATGGCTTGGGTGAACATGATGGCGCTGTATGGTCGTCCACTGCTACCCAAAATGCACTACACACAGCCGATCCCAGTGATGCAATTGGACTACCTGAGGCACCAGGCAATGCAGATTGTTGCAGCAAGGCTTAGTCGTGCTGAGCCCCCACTACGCAGGGAAGTTGTTGAATACATGCTCGATGTGGACTCGCACATGTTTAGTCTCCGACGCAGCAAGGCTAATTTTTATCGTATTACCTCACTGTTCTATGGTTTTCTGGCAATGCTCAAGTGGTATGAAGGCATCAGGAGCTGGCGGAACCCAATTACGACAATGCTAGTGCACATGCTGTTCCTGATACTGATCTGCTACCCGGAGCTCATCCTGCCCACCTTCTTCCTCTACATGTTCATGATTGGGCTGTGGAACTATCGTTACAGGCCAAGGCACCCGTCACACATGGATACCAAGCTATCCCATGCTGAGATGACACACCCTGATGAGCTTGATGAGGAGTTTGACACATTCCCCACATCCAGACCAGCTGACATTGTAAGAATGCGCTACGACAGGCTGAGGAGCGTCGGAGGTCGTGTGCAGACAGTTGTCGGGGACCTGGCGACACAAGGTGAGAGAGCACACGCCCTGCTGAGTTGGAGGGACCCTCGGGCCACCGCAATCTTCATATTCTTGTCCCTGGTGGTCGCCATTGTGCTCTATGTGACGCCATTCCAGGTTTTGATGGTGATCACCATGCTTTACCTGCTGCGACATCCCCGGTTCCGCAGCAGGATGCCCTCCGTGCCTTTCAACTTCTACAGGAGACTGCCTGCCAAGTCCGATATGCTCCTTTGA